From a single Collimonas pratensis genomic region:
- a CDS encoding FkbM family methyltransferase: MTFISYAQNFEDIRLWRALKYFENGFYIDVGANHPSVDSVTRAFYERGWTGINVEPVQEFYDQLCQARPADVNLQCIAGDANESHSFYAVAGSGLSTADADTAKRYTDSGMPLQTQTVNARTLSSICEEHVRGPIHFLKIDVEGHEESVLRGMDFSKWRPWIILIETPWDRNQTWEKIVTGAAYRSVLFDGLNTFYLAEEHMNLLGAFDLPPGTLDDFQLCYGHSISHPVAEFEQALLQEKQRADLAEARLAAFQQSRSWRTIQRLKAMLGRGQG, encoded by the coding sequence GTGACCTTCATTTCTTATGCGCAGAATTTTGAAGACATCCGCTTGTGGCGCGCGCTCAAATATTTCGAGAACGGCTTTTATATCGACGTCGGCGCCAATCATCCCTCAGTGGATTCGGTGACACGCGCATTTTACGAGCGCGGATGGACAGGCATCAACGTCGAGCCAGTCCAGGAATTCTACGACCAGCTGTGTCAAGCGAGACCGGCTGACGTCAACCTGCAATGCATCGCCGGCGATGCCAATGAAAGCCACAGCTTTTACGCTGTTGCCGGCAGCGGCCTCTCGACTGCCGACGCCGATACAGCCAAGCGCTACACGGATTCCGGCATGCCATTGCAAACCCAGACCGTCAACGCGCGCACCCTGTCCTCGATTTGCGAAGAACACGTGCGCGGCCCGATACACTTCTTGAAAATAGACGTTGAAGGTCATGAAGAGTCGGTCTTGCGCGGCATGGACTTCAGCAAATGGCGGCCGTGGATCATCCTGATCGAGACGCCTTGGGACAGGAATCAGACGTGGGAAAAGATTGTCACCGGCGCAGCTTACCGTTCGGTGCTGTTTGATGGCTTGAACACCTTCTACCTGGCGGAAGAACACATGAACCTGCTGGGTGCTTTCGATCTCCCACCCGGCACCCTGGATGACTTCCAGCTTTGCTATGGGCATAGCATCAGCCATCCGGTCGCCGAGTTCGAGCAGGCGCTGCTGCAGGAAAAGCAACGCGCCGATCTGGCCGAAGCCCGGCTCGCGGCTTTTCAGCAAAGCCGCTCTTGGCGCACGATTCAGCGCCTGAAAGCCATGCTGGGCCGGGGCCAAGGATAA